One Formosa sp. Hel3_A1_48 genomic window, TTTTTTCGTTCGTATCGCGCAACGTTCATCTCTATGTTTGTAGTAGTTATAGGGGTAATGTGGACTTTTGGTATTTTAGGTCTCCTTGAATACGAGATTACTGTACTGACAGCACTAATCCCTCCTTTAATCATAGTTATCGGTATCCCCAATTGTATATTCTTAATTAACAAATACCAACACGAAGTCAATAAACACGGAAATAAAGCCAAGTCTCTACAACGTGTTATTACTAAAGTCGGAAATGCAACACTGATGACCAACACAACTACAGCCTCTGGTTTTGCTACTTTTGTCATTACTCAAAGTAAGCTTCTCACAGAATTTGGAACTGTAGCCTCTTTGAGTATTATGGCTATTTTTGTGCTATGTTTGCTCATTATCCCCATTATTTACAGTTTTATGCCTATGCCTAAGGAAAAGCATTTAGAACATCTGAATAGGCAATGGATCAATAGATTAGGGGACTGGATTGAAAAAACTGTAAAGCACAAAAGCATCACTATTTACTCCTTTTCACTTATCTTATTAATCACGAGTATTATTGGAATTTATCAAATAGAAACAACGGGCAGTTTGTTAGAGGACATGCCTAAAAGCGCAGAATTCTTTAAAGATATCGAGTTTTATGAAAAAGAATTTAATGGTGTAATGCCCTTAGAAATTCTAGTCAACACCAAGCGAAAAAAAGGGGTCCTCAAAAGGTCAACTTTAAAGCGAATGAACGAGCTTGAATTGCTTATTGAAGATATTCCCGAGCTCTCTAAGCCAATATCCATTGTTGGCCTTGTAAAATACGCCAAACAAGCATACTATAATGGAAATCCCAAGTACTATCAATTACCTACAGCACAAGAAAATACTTTCATTTTGTCTTATGCAAAAAACACTACCAATGATGTAAGTTTGCTCAAAAATTATGTTGACTCTACCGGGCAATATGCGCGTATAACTACCTTTATGAAAAATGCAGAAATAGAGAAGATGGAGCGAATAGAAGAGCAGTTAAAGGAAAAAATTGCTAAAATATTTCCAGAGGACCAGTACGAAGTAACCCTCACAGGGAAAGCGTATTTGTTTCAAAAAGGCACTCGATTTCTGATCCGGAATTTAATTCTATCATTGGCTCTAGCAATTGTTCTTATTTCTTTATTCATGGCTTACATGTTTAGATCATTCCGAATGATCATCATATCCTTAATTCCGAACCTTTTACCGCTTTTGATTACAGCCGGAATGATGGGCTATTTGGGCGTCCCCATAAAGCCCTCAACAATATTAGTTTTTAGCATCGCTTTTGGAATTTCTGTTGATGATACCATTCACTTTTTAGCAAAATACCGCCAGGAACTAATAGCTAATCACTGGCGCATAAAGAAATCTATATTTGCCGCACTACGAGAAACAGGAATAAGTATGTTTTACACATCAATTGTTCTGTTTTTTGGATTCTCTGTATTTATTACCTCAAATTTTGGCGGAACAGTAGCTCTAGGGGCGCTAATTTCGGGAACTTTATTACTCGCCATGATGGCTAATTTATTACTTTTACCTGTACTGCTGTTATCTTTGGAGCGTAGTATTGCCAATAAAAAAGTTTTAAAAGAACCAGCGCTTAACATCATCCCTGAAATTGAGGATGTTGATGTGAAATAATTATCAGCCTTCTTTGGTTCTAAAGTTTTATATTTGTACCTAATTTTAGGGACAAATGATCAAGAGTACAATAGCAGAGCTTTTTGCGCAAGAAATAAAACATATAGATGTTGAAGTTAAAGGGTGGGTAAAATCGTTTAGAGCGAATCGCTTTATTGCATTAAATGATGGATCTACGCTTCGTAATATTCAGTGTGTGGTAGATTTTGAATCTATGGATGAGGCATTACTGAAGCGCATTTCAACAGGTGCTGCTGTGCACATAAAAGGCAGTTTAGTCGAAAGTCAAGGCAAAGGCCAAGACGTAGAAATTCAAGTTACTTCGTTAGAAGTTTTAGGAGATGCCGATCCTGAGCTCGTGTCTAAGACTATTTTACAACCCAAGCGCCATTCATTAGAATTCTTGAGAGAACAAGCGCATCTAAGAGCTCGAACCAATACTTTTGGGGCCATAATGCGCCTGCGTTCGTCTCTTTCATTTGCCGTTCACCAGTATTTTCACAACAATGGATTTAACTACATGCATGCCCCCATCATTACAGGAAGTGACGCCGAAGGAGCAGGTGAAATGTTTCGAGTTACAACCCTAGATCCAAAAAACCCTCCGCTTACTAAAAGCGGAGAAGTAGATTACTCAAAGGATTTTTTCGGAAAAGAAACAAACCTCACCGTATCAGGGCAATTAGAGGCTGAAACCTACGCCATGGCGCTAGGAAAAGTGTATACTTTTGGACCAACATTTAGAGCCGAAAACTCTAACACTTCAAGACACCTTGCTGAATTTTGGATGATTGAGCCCGAAGTTGCTTTTATGGATTTGGAAGGAAATATGGATCTTGCTGAAGATTTTCTAAAATATGTAATTGCCTATGTTTTAAAAAACAATGTTGATGATCTCGCCTTTCTAGAAAAACGCCTCGAACAGGAAGAGAAATCAAAACCTCAAAACGAACGCAGCAGCATGAGCCTGACGGAGAAATTAAATTTTGTTTTGGATAACAATTTTAAGCGAGTAAGTTATTCAGAGGCTATTGATATTTTAAGAAATAGCAAGCCTAACAAAAAGAAAAAATTCAAATACCCAATCAATGAATGGGGCGTAGATTTGCAAAGTGAGCACGAACGATTTCTAGTCGAAAAACACTTTAAATGTCCAGTCATCTTATTTGACTACCCGGCTAATATCAAAGCGTTTTATATGCGGCTAAATGAAGACGGGAAAACTGTCCGTGCTATGGATATTCTCTTTCCTGGTATTGGAGAAATTGTAGGCGGGTCTCAGCGTGAAGAGCGCTTAGAAGTCCTCAAGGAAAAAATGGCTGCACTCGATATTCCAGAAGAAGAGTTATGGTGGTACTTAGACCTTAGAACCTATGGAACAGCAGTGCACTCTGGGTTTGGACTTGGCTTTGAAAGACTAGTTATGTTTGCTACGGGAATGAGTAATATCAGAGATGTTATCCCATATCCAAGAACCCCGCAAAATGCTGAATTTTAAGTCCAAGACAGCAGTAGTACACTAATTAATTAAAACTAGAGCCTATTCATTTAATTGTTTTTTTTAATTTTATACAAACCCAAATAAGCAATGCTAAAGCAGTACTTACAATATAAACTTTCACAAAAACTGTCTCCACAGCAGATTCAGCTGATGAAGCTTATACAGTTACCTACACAAGCATTTGAACAACGTCTAAAACAGGAGCTAGAAGAAAATCCTGCTTTGGAGCGCGGTAAAGAGAAAGAAGAGGATGGTTTTGACGATATATATTCCGATCAAGATTATGAAGAAAATGAAAAAATAAATGCTGATGATATTAATATCGATGACTACCTGAGCGATGATGAAATACCTTCCTACAGACTACAGGCCAATAATCATAGTGCAGATGATGAGTCAAAAACAATTCCTTATGCCTCTGGAACATCATTCACACAACTATTAACAGACCAACTCAACACCTTTCGCTTAGAAAACCAAGATTATGAAATAGCAAAATTTCTCATTGGAAGCATCGATGATAGTGGTTATATTCGCCGATCACTTTTAGATTTAACAGATGATTTGGCCTTTACTCAGAATATTTTCACAGATGTTGATACCCTTAAAAAGGTGCTAAAGGTTGTGCAGCAACTAGATCCGCCTGGCGTAGGAGCAAGAAATTTACAGGAATGTTTACTGATTCAATTGCAGCGAAAGGAACAAACACCCGATACAGAGCGTGCAGCTAATATGATTGAAAATGCATTTGAACAATTTACAAAAAAGCATTACCAGAAATTACTCAAAAAATTTGATATCTCTGAAATTGAGCTTAAAGATGCCATATTGGAGATTGAACGGCTCAATCCAAAACCTGGGAGTTCATTTTCCAACAACCTACGCTCGACAGAGCATGTCGTCCCTGACTTTACAATTAAAATTATTGACGGCGAATTGGAGCTGGTTTTAAACGGACGTAATGCCCCTGAGCTACATATTTCTAAATCCTACAACGAAATGTTGCTTGGGTACAAGGCTTCCAAAGAAAAGTCCAGAGCACAAAAAGAGGCTGTTTTATTCATTAAACAAAAACTCGATGCTGCCAAATGGTTTATCGACGCAATACGACAGCGTCAACAAACACTGTTGCTAACCATGAGTGCAATAATGCACTACCAAAAAGCCTACTTTTTATCTGGTGATGAAGAACAACTTCGCCCCATGATTTTAAAAGATATCGCTGACGAAGTAGAAATGGATGTTTCCACTATTTCTAGAGTTGCAAACAGCAAATATGTAGACACTCCCTATGGGACAAAACTCATTAAAGAGTTCTTTAGTGAATCAATGACCAATGACCAAGGAGAAGAAGTGTCTACTCGAGAAATAAAAAGTATTTTAAAAACCATTATTGTTGAGGAGGATAAAAAAAAGCCTTGGACCGATGAAAAATTAGCTAAGATCCTTAAAGAAAAGGGCTATCCTATAGCACGACGGACGGTGGCAAAATACAGAGAACAGCTAGATTTTCCTGTCGCGCGCTTACGAAAACAAATCTAAATTATACTTTTTTAATCACATTGGTTACAATCCCCCAAATCACAAAATCATTCTCAGATGTAATTTTGATAGGATTATAGTTTTTATTTTCAGGCTGTAACCAAACCTCTTCTCCGTCAACCTTTAATCTCTTTACAGTAAACTCACCATCTAAAAAACAAACTGCAATTCTGTTGTGTTCCGGCGTAAGACTACGGTCTATAACTAATAAATCATTGTCATTTAACCCCGCATCTATCATAGATTGACCGCTTACACGGGCAAAAAAAGTCGCCTCTTTATTTTTAATTAGCTCTGAATCTAGAGACAAGCGTTCTTGCTTAAAGTCATCGGCAGGCGAAGGAAAGCCTGCAGAGATTCCGGTATCAAAGTAAATAACTCCGGTGTTGTGTTCTCCGGGTTTTGGAATAAAAAAAGTTAGGGCTTGATTGGTTTTTTTTGACATTGGATTGTAATTATATCTTTCAGATTGGTAGTATAACGCGGCGATAAATGCTCTTGCCGCATTTTCCACGTTCGGGTTAAATCTTGATTAGCTAATTTAACCTTTGAAGTGCCATATTTTTTATTAACACGATCAATCGCATGCATTAGGGGTTTGTGGCGTGTATCTTCATGGGAAAACATTTGTAATTGGTGGTTGTAAGTAGGGACAATTCCTGTCAGTATTACCCCTGCCTTTTTGTAGTGAACGCCTTTTTTGTAAATAGAGCTTATGGCTCGAATGGCGCTAGTACTAAGCAACAAGCTAGAATCTGTAGGAAAGGGAATACTTACCATTCTACTCGCGCGGTATTGCGGGCTATTGGTTTTAAAGCGATCACTACGCAAAAACACAATAAGCATATGACAACTGGAATTTTGTCGTCGAAGTTTCTCAGCACAACTGCTTGCAAAAGTGGAAACACGCTCTTTCAAATCCCCTAAATCCGTTAGGGTTGTCTCAAAACTTCTAGTTGTTGCAATAGCCTGTTTATTTTTGACCTGATCCATCTCAATTTTAGAAATCCCCTCGAGATCCTTCTTGAGCTTCCATTCGGTAATGGAAAATGTTTTCCGTACCCAAAGGTCTGGAAGTTGAACAAAATCATAGGCTGTTTTGCATTGATTTTGGATAAGTCGTTTCTCAAGTGCACGCCCTATCCCCCAAACTTTGTCAATAGAAGTCCACTTAAGTGCTTTAATGCGTTTCTCTTCAGTGTCAATAATATAAACTCCGCCTGTTTCTTTAGGAAATTTTCGGGCAATTTTATTGGCGACCTTTGAAAGTGCTTTTGTAGGGCCAATACCAACACAAGTCGGAATTCCCGTCCACTTCAAAACACGATTGCGTATCTCATGCCCATAAGCATCAAGCTTATAATTATCGAAGCCCTTGAATTGTAAAAATGCCTCGTCTATACTGTACACTTCGATGTCGGGGGTAAATTGGCTCAAAATCTTCATGACTCGACTACTCATATCGCCATATAAAGGATAATTAGAAGAAAAAACCTGAACCTTATTCGCCTTAAAAAACGACTTATACTTGAATGCCGGGGCACCCATAGGAAGCCCAAGTGCTTTCGCTTCATCGCTACGAGCAATAACACAGCCGTCGTTATTCGACAAAATAGCAACAGGTAGCCCTTGTAGATTAGGGTTAAAAACCCGCTCACAAGAGGCATAAAAATTATTACAATCAACTAATGCAAACATGATTTAAAGGTAGTGTATTTATGCTTTTTTTTAAAAGTATCCTGTAATTTATTTCAACACCTACAGCTACTATAAAAATACTTTTTTTGTGCAATTTCTAAAGATTTATAATGTTCGATTTATAGATTTATATACCTTTGAGGCTTATTTTGAATGTGTTAAAATATAAACATGAAAACTAACCTATTTACACTTATTGGTTTGCTTGTAATACAATACGGCATTGCTCAGCAAGTCCAATCTTTAGATTCAGTTACCATTGAATCAACAAGAATAGATTTGCCTTTCAAAGAGAACTCACGAACCATAAGCATCATCACTGCAGAAGTTATTGAAGATAGCCCAGCCACTAATCTAGCAGAGCTATTACAACAAGAGGCAGGAATAGATATTCGTCGTCAGGGAATCTATGGGATGCAAGCAGATTTATATATCCGCGGTGGAAGTTTTGATCAGACGCTCTTACTAATTGATGGTATTAAGGTTGAAGACCCACAAACTGGACACCACACACTAAACATCGCACTTCCTTTGGAAGTGATTAAACGCATCGAGATCATTAAAGGTCCTGCTGCAAGAATTTTTGGGCAAAATGCTTTTACAGGAGCCATCAATATTGTCACCAAGACCAATGGAGACCTAAAAAACAATGTTGGATTCCAGCTGGGTTCATATAACCAACAACACGCAACTGCAACACTTGGGAAAAGTCTAGATAAAGCAAGTGTTATGGGGCATGCATCAATAAATAGTTCAGAAGGATACCGCTACAATACAGATTTCCAGAATCAAAACTACTTTTTAAAAAGTAGCTTCAACACAAAAACAACCCCAATCGATGTTATTGCTACTTTTTCAGAACGCAAGTTTGGTGGTAACCAGTTTTATGCCATAGATGCTAAAGAACAATACGAAGAAACTCAAAGCAGTTTGGTCGGAATTTCAACCATAATCAAACGAGGCGATTTGAAAATTAGTTCTCAACTCTATTGGAAACGAAATCAAGACATGTACCTCTATATTAGAAATAACCCTTCGGTGTATAGGAATTTACATATTTCTAATAAAGTTGGTATACAAATCAACAGCTCATACTCCTCTTCTTTTGGAGTAACTGGCTTTGGCATTGATGTTGCAAAAGTAAAGATGAATAGTAATCGGTTAGGTAATCGTGAACGATGGATGGGGAATTTCTTTTTAGAACATCGTTTTTCGTTATTAGACAACAAGCTTGATGTAACTCCTGGGGTCGCCGTAAACTACTTTTCAGAATTTGATTTTAACGCTTTCCCTGGAATTGATTTAGGCTACCGCATTAATGATTCTTTCAGAGTTTACGCAAATGCTGGTTATACTTATAGAGTTCCAACATATAACGATTTGTACTATGTTGGACGACAGGACATTGGAAACGAAAATTTAGTCCCTGAACGTGCAATCTCAGAAGAAGTTGGACTCAAATATTTTGGTAACAAACTTACCGCATCAGTGGCCTTTTTCAACAGAGATTCCGACAACTTAATAGATTACACCAAAGAAAATGAGGACGATAAGTGGCAGTCTAACAACTTGAAAAGGTTAAATTCTAATGGTATAGAAGCGCAGCTGTCTTCTCCTTTCAAATTGGGCCAGTATACACAAAGCCTAAGCCTAGGATACACCTATTTGAATGAAGATTTAGGGACTGTAAAATCTAATTTCTCAAAGTATATTATTAATTCTTTAAATCAACACCTCACGGCAAATATAAAAACACAGTTTTCGAAAAATTTCTCTCAAAGTGTCGTTTATAAATTTGCAGACAGGGCTAATGGGGAGAACTACAGCGTAGTAGATGTTCAACTGAAATTAATGATCAATACACTAGAACTTACATTGACTGGAAATAATATCTTTAATGCCTCATATATAGAAACGGGTATCGTACCAATGCCGAAAGGTAATGTTTTAGTTGGGTTGCGAGCTTTTTTGTAACTGAGGTCTTTCCCTCTAAAAAATCTGGTTGATTTTATCATAAACCAAATGTGCTTCCCAGCCACGGTACAACAGATAATCAGCCAACTTTTTCCGCTTTTTTGCTATAGAACCTCCTGTAATGGACTCCGCTTTTTTGTGCACGAGCGCTTCAAAAGTTGCCTTATAATCTGTCTCTGAAATTTGGCCTAAGGCTTTTTGGATAAGAAATTTTGAAATGTTTCTTTGCTTAAGTTCAGAAGCAAGGCGACGGCGGCCCCATTTTTTAATTTTAAATTTCCCGCGAACAAAAGCCATACTAAATCGCTCTTCATTTAAAAAATCCCCCTCGATCAGTGCAATGATAATTTGCTCAGATGCCTGAGAAATCATACGCATCTCTTTGAGCTTTTGAGCAACTTCTTTATGACAACGGTCTTGATAAGCACAATAGCTTTGAAGTTTAGCCAAAGCTTCCTCAACAGTATATGTCTTTTTTGAAGAGTACATTAGTTTTTGTAGGTAATGGAGAAAATCAGATTTGTGCCTGGCCCGCTAATTCCAGAAGCATATGGACGATAGCCCTCATTTGATATATTTTCTATGCCTCCAACAAATGAAATAGTATCATTGAATTCATATTGTGTTCGAAAATTAAACGTTAACCAAGAAGGAACAAAAGGGTTTCCATTAGAGTCAAGAGCAAATAAATGAGGAGAAAGTTCGCTTGAAATATCACTCCGACTAAGGCCTGAATTATAATTTAAATAGCCGTCTAGAGTTATCTTGTTGTGCTTCCATATAATATGGGTATTGCCGAATGCAGGCGCAACATGACGTACAGGAACATTAGCGTTGTTTGTGTTTCTTTGCTGCCCTTTGGTTAAACTAAATTGAGACCTTAACTCCAAGGCTCTAGAAAAACGTGCGTTTAACCCGAATTCAAAGCCATAAATCCAAGCCTTCGAGGAGTTTTGAATACTTTGTGTTGTGCTTACCTCTCCGTCGTACATAAGTTGAGATAAGCCGTTAACAACATAATGATCTCTAATCATGGCGTTATCCAAATAAGTATAATAAGAAGATATGTCTAGCAGTAAAGAGTCATCAAAATTCATGTTCAGGCCAAGTTCGGCCCCATAGGCATACTCGGGCTTCAAATTTGGATTTGGCAAAACTACAACACCAGGCTGCGAGTCAAAAACTTTTCCGACATCGTCAATGTTCGGGGCG contains:
- the rpoN gene encoding RNA polymerase factor sigma-54, with protein sequence MLKQYLQYKLSQKLSPQQIQLMKLIQLPTQAFEQRLKQELEENPALERGKEKEEDGFDDIYSDQDYEENEKINADDINIDDYLSDDEIPSYRLQANNHSADDESKTIPYASGTSFTQLLTDQLNTFRLENQDYEIAKFLIGSIDDSGYIRRSLLDLTDDLAFTQNIFTDVDTLKKVLKVVQQLDPPGVGARNLQECLLIQLQRKEQTPDTERAANMIENAFEQFTKKHYQKLLKKFDISEIELKDAILEIERLNPKPGSSFSNNLRSTEHVVPDFTIKIIDGELELVLNGRNAPELHISKSYNEMLLGYKASKEKSRAQKEAVLFIKQKLDAAKWFIDAIRQRQQTLLLTMSAIMHYQKAYFLSGDEEQLRPMILKDIADEVEMDVSTISRVANSKYVDTPYGTKLIKEFFSESMTNDQGEEVSTREIKSILKTIIVEEDKKKPWTDEKLAKILKEKGYPIARRTVAKYREQLDFPVARLRKQI
- a CDS encoding Y-family DNA polymerase codes for the protein MFALVDCNNFYASCERVFNPNLQGLPVAILSNNDGCVIARSDEAKALGLPMGAPAFKYKSFFKANKVQVFSSNYPLYGDMSSRVMKILSQFTPDIEVYSIDEAFLQFKGFDNYKLDAYGHEIRNRVLKWTGIPTCVGIGPTKALSKVANKIARKFPKETGGVYIIDTEEKRIKALKWTSIDKVWGIGRALEKRLIQNQCKTAYDFVQLPDLWVRKTFSITEWKLKKDLEGISKIEMDQVKNKQAIATTRSFETTLTDLGDLKERVSTFASSCAEKLRRQNSSCHMLIVFLRSDRFKTNSPQYRASRMVSIPFPTDSSLLLSTSAIRAISSIYKKGVHYKKAGVILTGIVPTYNHQLQMFSHEDTRHKPLMHAIDRVNKKYGTSKVKLANQDLTRTWKMRQEHLSPRYTTNLKDIITIQCQKKPIKP
- a CDS encoding LexA family protein, giving the protein MSKKTNQALTFFIPKPGEHNTGVIYFDTGISAGFPSPADDFKQERLSLDSELIKNKEATFFARVSGQSMIDAGLNDNDLLVIDRSLTPEHNRIAVCFLDGEFTVKRLKVDGEEVWLQPENKNYNPIKITSENDFVIWGIVTNVIKKV
- a CDS encoding efflux RND transporter permease subunit, which produces MFKVFTSGFWEAVARLILRNRIVILIMIGLGTALMVSQWNKMRFSYTEANLLPDQHHVNLDYNTFLDIFGEEGNIIVLGVKDSTLLTAQNFNAWNSFSKSIEKNENIEAVITLQDLKKLIKDQKKQQFIFEPIVNDSIRSNDELEQLQSSLFSDFPFYDEVLYNKDSKAIRTIIYLKKSIVNTSARKEFITEVLIPKIKAFEAATKMNVRASGMPYVRTLNSQNIIDEIEIFILAAILITSLIFYLFFRSYRATFISMFVVVIGVMWTFGILGLLEYEITVLTALIPPLIIVIGIPNCIFLINKYQHEVNKHGNKAKSLQRVITKVGNATLMTNTTTASGFATFVITQSKLLTEFGTVASLSIMAIFVLCLLIIPIIYSFMPMPKEKHLEHLNRQWINRLGDWIEKTVKHKSITIYSFSLILLITSIIGIYQIETTGSLLEDMPKSAEFFKDIEFYEKEFNGVMPLEILVNTKRKKGVLKRSTLKRMNELELLIEDIPELSKPISIVGLVKYAKQAYYNGNPKYYQLPTAQENTFILSYAKNTTNDVSLLKNYVDSTGQYARITTFMKNAEIEKMERIEEQLKEKIAKIFPEDQYEVTLTGKAYLFQKGTRFLIRNLILSLALAIVLISLFMAYMFRSFRMIIISLIPNLLPLLITAGMMGYLGVPIKPSTILVFSIAFGISVDDTIHFLAKYRQELIANHWRIKKSIFAALRETGISMFYTSIVLFFGFSVFITSNFGGTVALGALISGTLLLAMMANLLLLPVLLLSLERSIANKKVLKEPALNIIPEIEDVDVK
- the asnS gene encoding asparagine--tRNA ligase — encoded protein: MIKSTIAELFAQEIKHIDVEVKGWVKSFRANRFIALNDGSTLRNIQCVVDFESMDEALLKRISTGAAVHIKGSLVESQGKGQDVEIQVTSLEVLGDADPELVSKTILQPKRHSLEFLREQAHLRARTNTFGAIMRLRSSLSFAVHQYFHNNGFNYMHAPIITGSDAEGAGEMFRVTTLDPKNPPLTKSGEVDYSKDFFGKETNLTVSGQLEAETYAMALGKVYTFGPTFRAENSNTSRHLAEFWMIEPEVAFMDLEGNMDLAEDFLKYVIAYVLKNNVDDLAFLEKRLEQEEKSKPQNERSSMSLTEKLNFVLDNNFKRVSYSEAIDILRNSKPNKKKKFKYPINEWGVDLQSEHERFLVEKHFKCPVILFDYPANIKAFYMRLNEDGKTVRAMDILFPGIGEIVGGSQREERLEVLKEKMAALDIPEEELWWYLDLRTYGTAVHSGFGLGFERLVMFATGMSNIRDVIPYPRTPQNAEF
- a CDS encoding TonB-dependent receptor plug domain-containing protein, translating into MKTNLFTLIGLLVIQYGIAQQVQSLDSVTIESTRIDLPFKENSRTISIITAEVIEDSPATNLAELLQQEAGIDIRRQGIYGMQADLYIRGGSFDQTLLLIDGIKVEDPQTGHHTLNIALPLEVIKRIEIIKGPAARIFGQNAFTGAINIVTKTNGDLKNNVGFQLGSYNQQHATATLGKSLDKASVMGHASINSSEGYRYNTDFQNQNYFLKSSFNTKTTPIDVIATFSERKFGGNQFYAIDAKEQYEETQSSLVGISTIIKRGDLKISSQLYWKRNQDMYLYIRNNPSVYRNLHISNKVGIQINSSYSSSFGVTGFGIDVAKVKMNSNRLGNRERWMGNFFLEHRFSLLDNKLDVTPGVAVNYFSEFDFNAFPGIDLGYRINDSFRVYANAGYTYRVPTYNDLYYVGRQDIGNENLVPERAISEEVGLKYFGNKLTASVAFFNRDSDNLIDYTKENEDDKWQSNNLKRLNSNGIEAQLSSPFKLGQYTQSLSLGYTYLNEDLGTVKSNFSKYIINSLNQHLTANIKTQFSKNFSQSVVYKFADRANGENYSVVDVQLKLMINTLELTLTGNNIFNASYIETGIVPMPKGNVLVGLRAFL
- a CDS encoding regulatory protein RecX, which produces MYSSKKTYTVEEALAKLQSYCAYQDRCHKEVAQKLKEMRMISQASEQIIIALIEGDFLNEERFSMAFVRGKFKIKKWGRRRLASELKQRNISKFLIQKALGQISETDYKATFEALVHKKAESITGGSIAKKRKKLADYLLYRGWEAHLVYDKINQIF